ACGAGGTGGTCGACGCGATCTTCGAGCGATTCGATTTGACCGTAGAGCATCGTCGCGTTCGATGCGACGCCTTGACGATGCAGCTCTTCGTGAATCGCAAGCCAATTCTCAGAGTTGACTTTGCCGGGGCAGATCTTCTTGCGCGTCTCCTCGGCAAAAATCTCCGCGCCGCCGCCGTTGACGTTATCGAGTCCGGCTTCTTTGAGCATCGCGATCAACGCGGCGAACGACAGGCGATGTCGCTTGGCCATGTATTCGATTTCGGCTGCGGTGAACAGCGAGAGCTGCACGTGCGGCAGCGCTTCTTTGAAGCGGCGCATTAACGGCAGCCAATAGTCGAGCGAGAGTTGCCGTGGATCGTGACCGCCCACGATGTGGACCTGATTGAAGTTCGTCCCGGTTTCGAGCGCCTTCTCGAACACGACGTCCGCGGGCATCCGAACGACGCGCTCCTTCTCCTTGAATTCATCGACGGCAAACGAGCAAAACTTGCAGCCCGCGTAGCAGACGTTGGTGGAGTTAATGTAGCGGTTGAGGACGTAGAACACTTTCTTACCGCTCTTGCGTTCTTTGACCGCGCGCGCCATGCGACCGAGCGTATGGATGTCCGGCGTGCGGTAGAGCGTCAGACCGTCCGCA
This Candidatus Baltobacteraceae bacterium DNA region includes the following protein-coding sequences:
- a CDS encoding CofH family radical SAM protein, with translation MDPALKAIEHKVEEGVPLSLADGLTLYRTPDIHTLGRMARAVKERKSGKKVFYVLNRYINSTNVCYAGCKFCSFAVDEFKEKERVVRMPADVVFEKALETGTNFNQVHIVGGHDPRQLSLDYWLPLMRRFKEALPHVQLSLFTAAEIEYMAKRHRLSFAALIAMLKEAGLDNVNGGGAEIFAEETRKKICPGKVNSENWLAIHEELHRQGVASNATMLYGQIESLEDRVDHLVRLRESQERSPGFNAFIPLAFHPDGNELNDCGWTTGLDDIRTFAVARLMLDNFDHIKAYWMIQGLKVCQVALQFGADDMDGTHGSTDEEMIYHSAGTQSGQFVDDRTFRALIEQAGYEPVRRNSTYEEFPHDWTPPERELIEA